One segment of Colias croceus chromosome 15, ilColCroc2.1 DNA contains the following:
- the LOC123698030 gene encoding uncharacterized protein LOC123698030, with protein MAKVAIIVPVLLFALVIKSSEAVRCWSCSSDLDPSRPDCNDPFLPGQAINPGYLRLENCDANAGATYPYLTQSKTACKKQKKIINGQLVVSRGCTWKRQDDNSNTCPTTSNSVNEVTIFCETCDYDGCNGAGALGKTLALLLVPISLLLFK; from the exons ATGGCCAAGGTTGCTATTATTGTGCCTGTGTTATTGTTTGCCTTGGTTATAAAAAGCA GTGAAGCCGTGCGTTGCTGGTCGTGTTCTTCAGACCTGGACCCATCAAGGCCAGACTGTAACGACCCCTTCCTGCCAGGACAGGCCATCAACCCAGGCTACTTGAGGCTGGAGAACTGTGACGCGAATGCGGGAGCTACCTACCCTTACCTCACTCAGTCCAAAACAGCTTGCAAGAAACAGAAGAAAATAA tCAACGGCCAGCTAGTTGTATCTCGTGGCTGCACATGGAAGCGTCAAGACGACAACTCAAATACTTGTCCAACCACCTCCAACAGCGTCAATGAAGTGACCATCTTCTGTGAAACCTGTGACTACGACGGTTGCAACGGCGCGGGCGCATTGGGCAAAACATTGGCTTTACTTCTTGTGCCAATCAGTCTTTTACTCTTCAAGTAA
- the LOC123697870 gene encoding uncharacterized protein LOC123697870, with protein MTNKAVIFFMLSALPAALSVRCYQCASSQNLYEDTCGAYKRFDTDSHIAVECNSDESHMPGSFCMKLTQQGPKGFIWDGRWRQVIRRCASVAETGVTGVCNWGVYDNGVYWEECYCSADECNGSVTIQSSIALILGVMLTTLYIVTLS; from the exons ATGACGAATAAggctgtaatattttttatgctgTCTGCTTTGCCTGCAG cTTTGTCTGTGAGGTGTTACCAATGCGCATCTTCACAAAATCTATATGAAGATACATGTGGAGCTTATAAAAGATTTGATACAGATAGCCACATAGCAGTCGAATGCAATAGCGATGAATCTCATATGCCCGGCTCTTTCTGTATGAAGTTAACTCAACAGGGGCCTAAAGGATTTATTT GGGACGGTAGATGGCGACAAGTGATTAGACGTTGTGCTTCCGTTGCTGAAACAGGTGTTACAGGTGTTTGTAATTGGGGAGTTTATGATAATGGAGTGTATTGGGAGGAATGCTATTGCTCAGCTGACGAGTGCAATGGATCTGTGACTATACAATCAAGTATAGCATTAATCTTGGGTGTAATGCTGACAACCTTATATATTGTTACATTATCATGA
- the LOC123697889 gene encoding uncharacterized protein LOC123697889 isoform X3 yields the protein MVLYIKHMLVAYVILNIVSNALCIKCWSCRSSNDPKCADPFDNSTVPITDCNQEKGLRHLPGVRPSMCRKIRQKVNGEWRYIRDCAYLGDVGIQGDERFCLMRTGTYNIFVEYCTCNSKDGCNSASLAYPNAVVVVLATAAYLFSKML from the exons atggtttTATATATCAAGCACATGTTGGTTGCATATGTTATTCTTAACATAGTGTCGAATG ctttatgtattaaatgttGGAGCTGCAGATCTAGCAACGATCCTAAATGTGCAGATCCATTCGATAACAGTACAGTACCAATAACGGATTGCAATCAAGAAAAAGGTTTAAGACATTTGCCGGGAGTAAGACCTTCTATGTGTCGGAAGATAAGACAGAAAG TGAATGGTGAATGGCGTTACATAAGGGACTGTGCATATCTCGGTGATGTGGGAATTCAAGGAGACGAACGGTTCTGCCTGATGCGTACGGGcacctataatatatttgtagaaTACTGCACATGTAACAGTAAGGATGGATGTAATTCAGCTAGCTTAGCTTATCCTAATGCTGTGGTAGTTGTATTGGCTACTGCAGCTTATTTATTCTCTAAAATGTTGTAG
- the LOC123697889 gene encoding uncharacterized protein LOC123697889 isoform X1, producing the protein MVLYIKHMLVAYVILNIVSNALCIKCWSCRSSNDPKCADPFDNSTVPITDCNQEKGLRHLPGVRPSMCRKIRQKAERCLPEEPVVRRCSPSSSSTISDEGVDRLRSGRDEAGSIGSSLESDICIPKVVDKCGSLEFETDALLVSTEQETVRSGSLQSNTCTLNFTGERAELEH; encoded by the exons atggtttTATATATCAAGCACATGTTGGTTGCATATGTTATTCTTAACATAGTGTCGAATG ctttatgtattaaatgttGGAGCTGCAGATCTAGCAACGATCCTAAATGTGCAGATCCATTCGATAACAGTACAGTACCAATAACGGATTGCAATCAAGAAAAAGGTTTAAGACATTTGCCGGGAGTAAGACCTTCTATGTGTCGGAAGATAAGACAGAAAG CAGAAAGATGTTTGCCTGAGGAGCCTGTAGTACGACGCTGTTCGCCGTCATCATCGTCAACAATCTCAGATGAAGGTGTAGATCGGCTAAGATCAGGACGCGACGAGGCAGGGAGCATAGGTAGCTCGTTAGAGTCCGACATATGCATTCCCAAAGTTGTAGACAAATGCGGCTCACTAGAATTCGAAACTGATGCACTACTAGTAAGCACGGAACAGGAGACCGTGCGAAGCGGATCACTGCAGTCAAACACTTGCACACTCAACTTTACAGGCGAAAGAGCGGAACTGGAGCACTGA
- the LOC123697869 gene encoding glutathione S-transferase 2-like encodes MPKIVLRYFNVKGLGEAIRTLLAYGGEDFEDVRYTEEDWPNIMSSTPFNQLPTLEIDGKVYAESNAISRYLGHKYGLAGDSLEESLEIDQNVDYFTDLRYSAAQVHYEEDPEVKKKLQKVFFEETAPAKLKKLNDIISRNNGHIALGRLTWADFVFAGVFNYLKMMLELPELEKQYPSFLQVIDAVYSVPKVKAFSDLAPKTDV; translated from the exons ATGCCAAAAATCGTGTTACGTTACTTCAATGTGAAAGGGCTTGGGGAAGCAATTCGCACTCTACTCGCGTACGGAGGGGAAGATTTTGAAGACGTCCGCTATACTGAAGAGGATTGGCCAAATATAATGTCTT CAACACCGTTCAACCAATTACCCACACTGGAAATCGATGGTAAAGTTTACGCTGAGAGCAACGCGATATCCCGATATCTCGGCCACAAGTACGGCCTAGCTGGCGACAGCTTGGAAGAGTCTCTTGAGATCGATCAAAACGTCGATTACTTCACCGATTTACGATACT ctGCTGCACAAGTACACTACGAAGAGGATCCCGAAGTTAAAAAGAAACtacaaaaagtatttttcGAAGAGACAGCTCCGGCAAAGCTTAAGAAATTGAATGATATTATAAGTCGTAATAACGGCCATATTGCATTGGGAAGG CTTACATGGGCTGACTTCGTGTTCGCAGGagtattcaattatttaaaaatgatgttAGAGTTGCCAGAACTCGAAAAACAATATCCCAGTTTCCTGCAAGTCATAGATGCAGTTTATTCTGTGCCTAAAGTAAAAGCGTTTAGTGATCTTGCTCCTAAAACtgatgtttaa
- the LOC123697889 gene encoding uncharacterized protein LOC123697889 isoform X2 translates to MVLYIKHMLVAYVILNIVSNALCIKCWSCRSSNDPKCADPFDNSTVPITDCNQEKGLRHLPGVRPSMCRKIRQKERCLPEEPVVRRCSPSSSSTISDEGVDRLRSGRDEAGSIGSSLESDICIPKVVDKCGSLEFETDALLVSTEQETVRSGSLQSNTCTLNFTGERAELEH, encoded by the exons atggtttTATATATCAAGCACATGTTGGTTGCATATGTTATTCTTAACATAGTGTCGAATG ctttatgtattaaatgttGGAGCTGCAGATCTAGCAACGATCCTAAATGTGCAGATCCATTCGATAACAGTACAGTACCAATAACGGATTGCAATCAAGAAAAAGGTTTAAGACATTTGCCGGGAGTAAGACCTTCTATGTGTCGGAAGATAAGACAGAAAG AAAGATGTTTGCCTGAGGAGCCTGTAGTACGACGCTGTTCGCCGTCATCATCGTCAACAATCTCAGATGAAGGTGTAGATCGGCTAAGATCAGGACGCGACGAGGCAGGGAGCATAGGTAGCTCGTTAGAGTCCGACATATGCATTCCCAAAGTTGTAGACAAATGCGGCTCACTAGAATTCGAAACTGATGCACTACTAGTAAGCACGGAACAGGAGACCGTGCGAAGCGGATCACTGCAGTCAAACACTTGCACACTCAACTTTACAGGCGAAAGAGCGGAACTGGAGCACTGA
- the LOC123697968 gene encoding uncharacterized protein LOC123697968 — protein MSRTCILFSACFAFGFIAYSNAMPDQKFNNDNNNSFEKLDNDTDRVGSYAQASSMGVAQRPQNTQYAFVECYSCTDCPTVDEMTPTKWCPVYSDVTPRCLVYAEKYRYLDRPWYIRGCTTEKGTCAEIRKAHAQFPDIVKLLFCEECDGNLCNTTSGATMVDATIAFIMLVVTPVLTKFTLT, from the exons ATGTCTAGAACATGTATACTTTTTTCAGCATGCTTCGCTTTTGGATTCATAGCTTACTCGAATGCTATGCCAG atcaaaaatttaacaacgaCAACAACAATTCTTTTGAGAAATTGGACAACGATACCGACAGAGTGGGATCCTACGCACAGGCTTCGTCTATGGGTGTGGCTCAAAGACCCCAGAACACACAATATGCTTTTGTAGAATGCTATTCTTGTACCGACTGCCCAACAGTTGACGAAATGACACCGACGAAGTGGTGCCCGGTGTATTCTGACGTTACCCCCCGATGTTTGGTGTATGCTGAGAAATATAGAT ATCTAGACAGGCCCTGGTATATACGTGGCTGCACAACAGAGAAAGGCACTTGCGCCGAAATCCGAAAAGCCCATGCACAATTCCCAGATATCGTCAAACTATTGTTCTGTGAAGAATGTGACGGCAACTTATGCAATACAACTAGTGGAGCAACTATGGTAGATGCTACCATCGCTTTCATTATGTTGGTAGTAACTCCTGTTTTAACGAAATTCACTCTCACATAA